The genomic DNA CGAGTTGCCGCCGAGATCGAAGTAGTTGTCGTGCAGCCCCACCCGGTCGAGGCCCAGGACCTCGGCCCAGATCTCCGCCACCTGGCTTTGGATCTCGGTCTCCGGCGCGGTGTAGGGCTCGGGCAGGTCCTCCGGGCGCGCACGCAGCTCCGAATCCTCTCCAACCGCAACCTCATCGCCCCCGAAGGAACGCCGGCGGCGAGCCTCCAGGTCGGTGGTGGAGAGCACCACCCGGCTGCCCTCGGCGGTGGCGGCGAGGCGCAGCAGATGCCCCAGCGCCTGGGGCACCTCGGCGCTCTTCACCGCGTCCTCGGGAAGCCGGGCAGCGGTCTCGGCGCTCTCGTGGCCGTAGCGCACGGCGTCCCAATCGACGCATAGGAAGCGGCCGGCGGAACCGGCCAGACTGCGCGCCTGGGCCGCTAGACCGAGGTAGAGATCCGCCGCGCAATCCACCGCCACCGCCAGGCCGCCGAGCACCGCCGCAACGGTGGAGGCGAGGAGGTGGATCGCCGGGCGGTCGGCGAGGGCGGCGCTGACGCTCTCGAAGGCCTCCAGGCGCCCCCGCAGGCGGTAGGCGAGGAAGTCGGCATCGAGCTCGCCGAGGGTGCGGGTGAGCTCCGGAGACAGCTCCGGCGCTCCGTAGATCACCGCCTGCACCTCACTATTGGCCTTCCCAGCGACCTCCTCCAGCCTCGCTACGGCGGCGGCCACGGCGGCCGGAGCACCGAGATCCACCGCTTCCGCCAGCACCCGGACGCCGTCGCCCTCCAGCGCCAGCAGACGGTCGATGCGGGCCGCGGCGGGATCGTCGTCGCCGGCCTGCCGGCGCCACTCCTCCCAGGAATCCCGCGGCGGCAGGCCGGAAGCGCCGACCACCGCCAAGATGAGATCGTTCTCGTCCGGACCGGCATCTCGATGCTGCGCCGCCAGCGACTCCGCCGCCGCCAGCTCCAACGGTCCGGCACCGCCCACCAGCAGCACCAGGCCGGAGATGGGGAGCGGAGCGGACTCCGGCGGCGGCGCCAGCTGCTGGAAGCTCTCCACCCAGCGGTGCCGGCCGCGGTAGGCCACCGCCGGCTCCGACGGACGATGGAGCAGCTCCGCCGTCAACTGATCGAGCAGCAGCTCCCGGCGAGGGCCGGAAACCCCAGCGGCCACGTCGATGGCTCGGCAGAGCAGGTTCGGATACTCCCGCGGCAGGCTCAGGCTCGCCGCCAGCGGCAGCGCCAAAGCGGGGTCCAACTCTTCGTCCCCCACCACTTCCCGGGCACCGCTGGTGATCAATTCACACCGCAAGGTCTCGCCGCGGCCGGATCCCGCCCAGGCACGAGCCAGATGCGCCTGGCTCCAGAACATCTGGCTCCAGAAGGAGCGCTGGTGCTCCTCGGCGAGAAGATCTTCCAGGCCTCCGGCGTCAGCACTCGCCGCGGTCTCCAGCCCCCAACCGTGGACCGCACCGGCGATGGGCAGGTCGCCGAGGGCGGAGAGCAGCTGCAGATAGTCCGCCTCGTGCAGCGGGTGCACCGCGTAGGCGTCCTCTCCCTGAGCCTCGAAGCTCTCGCTGGCCCGCACCGTGATCACCCGACGGCCCGCCCGGGAGAGGCGCTGACCCAGCTCGTCCCCGAGGGTTCCCGCCTCGCAGAAGCACAGCCAGGCGCCCTCGGGGGCGATCTCCTCCACCGCCGGAGAGCTCTCGCTGCGGTTCCAGGAGGGAGCGTAGAACCACTCCTCCAGCGGCCGGCGTTGGCCGGGATCCCGGGAGAGATTCGCCATGGCGGTCTGGCGGTCCATCTGAGGCTCGGCCCAGATGCGCTCGCGCTCGAAGGGATAGGTGGGTAGCGGTAGCCGCAGCCGGCGCTCGTCCTGGTAGAGCCCCCGCCAACTCACCGGCGCACCGGCGAGCCAAAGGTTGCCGAGGGTGGCCAGGAGGCGAGCCGAGGCCGGGAGCTCAGAACCGCCCTCGCCCGCCGAGGGCGCCAAAGCCGGCAGCAGCTCGAAGCTCTGGGCCGCCGGCGAGTCGGAGCTCTCGGAGGCTTGTCGAGCGGCTTCCGCCTCCGCCAGGCCTTCCCCGCCGAGAGCGGCGGTGACCGCCGCGAGGGTTCCCGGCAACGCCGTCGCCAGTGCCGCCGCCGGCCGCGCCGGGGCCTTCAGCGAAGCCAGCCAAAGGCCGGGAGCCTTGACGTCGGCGGCCTCCACTGCGGCCTCCACTGCGCTCCCCCGGGAAGCCAGCAAGAGCCGGGCCCGGGGAGCCTCCGCGCCAGCGGCGGCCGTTTCGGCGCGCTCGCGGAAGGCTTCCAGCGCCGCCCCGGCGGTGGCCGGCAAGGGCGCCGGGCCGAGGCGGAAGGCGTCGACCTCCAGCTCCTCCAAGCGAGTCTCCAAAGCGTCGACGGCGGCGGAGGCGCCGCGCACCCGGCACGGGCCCTCGGGCAGCTCGTAGACCGTCTCCAGGCCGTCGAGCTCCGCCAGCAGGCCCACCGTCTGCTCCGCCGAGGCGTAGATCTCCATCACCTCGCCGATCTCCGCCGCCGCCAGCACCGCGCCGCGGGCCAGCGCCAGATTCAGAGCCTCGGCGGCGGAGAGAGCACCAGCGGCCACCGCCGCCGGCAACTCGCCGCTGCCCCAGCCCACCACCCGGTTGGGTTCCAGCCCCCAGGTTCTCCACAGCTCGCCCAGGGCCACCTGCACCGCCGCCACGGCCGCCGCGAACGCGCGGGCATCGGGCTCCGGAGAGGCCGGCAAAGAGACGGGATCGAGCTTCAGGCCTTGCTCCCGGAGGATCGCCAGGGCCTCGTCCAGAGCCTTGCGGAAGCTCGGCTCCGCCTCGTAGAGCTCCGCCACCAGGGCGGCGTCGAGGTTTTCCAGGTCGGGGAAGACCAAGGCCACGCGGCCACCGTCCCCGGCGTCGAAGGCGGCGCCGGTGCGATGCTCCGGCAGGGTGCTCAGTACCTCCGCCGCCTCCGCGGCGTCCCGGGCCAGCACCCAGCGGCGCAACGGCCAGGCCTTGCGCCCGGTCTGCAGAGTGAAGGCCACATCCGCCAGCGGCACCTCCGGGTGCCCCGCCAGATAGCCCTCGAAGCGTTCTCCCAACGCCCCCAAGGCCGTGCTGGTGCGCGCCGACAGCGGCAGCAGCTGCCAGGTCCGGCCCGCATCGCCGGGCACCGGCGCCGGCGGCTCTTCGAGCACGAAGTGGGTGTTGGTGCCGCCCACGGCATAGGTGTGCACCGCGGCTCGCCGCGGCTCTCCATTGCGGGGGAAGTCCCGCAAATCGGTGTTGACGAAGAACGGGCTGGAGTCGAAGTCGATACGCGGGTTGGGCTCCTGATAGTGCAGGCTCGGCGGAATCTGGTGGTTTTCCAGCACCAGCGCCGTCTTGATCAACGCTGCGACACCGCTGGCGGCGTCGGTGTGACCGATATTCGATTTCACCGAGCCGATGGGCAGGAAGCCCCGGCGCTCGGTGGTCAGGGTGTAGGCCTTGGACAGAGCCTCGATCTCGATGGGATCACCGAGCTCGGTGGCGGTACCGGTGGCCTCCAGATAGCCGATGTCGTCGGCGCCGACGCCGGCCACCGCCAGCGCCTCCGCCGCCGCCCGCGCCTGGCCGCTGACCCCCGGGGCGGTGAAGCCCACCTTCACCGAACCGTCGTTGGCCAGCGCCGAGCCCTTGATCACCGCGTGGATGTGGTCGCCGTCGCGCTGGGCGTCGGAGAGCCGCTTCAAGAGCATCACCCCGGCGCCGTTGCCGTGGACGTTGCCCCGGGCCTGGGCGTCGAAGGAGCGGCAGTGGCCGTCCGGCGACGGGAAGCCGCCCTCCTGGTAGAGGTAGCCCATATTCTGCGGCACGCGGATCTGCACGCCGCCGGCCAGGGCCATGTCGCATTCGCCGCGCATCAGGCTCTGACACGCCAGGTGGCTGGCGACGGTGGCGGTGGAGCACGCCGTCTGCACGGTGAACGCCGGCCCCTTCAAATCGAAGTGGTAGGCGACGCGGGTGCACAGGTAATCGTTCTGGTTGCCCACCAGCAGGCCGATGCGGGTGAGGAAGGACGACATGACGTTGTAGGGGTCGTAGTCGTAGAGGGCGTTGAACAGATAGCTGCTGATGTTGACGCCGCCGAAGACCCCCACCACCGAGCCGGTGTCGTAGGGGTTGTAGCCGGCGCGCTCGAAGGCCTCCCAACAGCACTCCATGAAGATGCGCTGCTGCGGGTCCAGGAGCTCCACCTCGTCTTTGCTGCCGTAGCCGAAGAAACGCCAGTCGAAGCGGTCGACGTCGGCGACGGTGCCCTCGGCGCGGACGTAGTCCGGATGCCGGGCGAGCTCGGGATCGACGCCGGCCTCCAGCACCTCTTCCAGGGTGAAGAATTCGATGCATTCGAGCCCCGCCGTCAGGTTGGCCCAGAACTCCTCCGGGGTCACCGCCTTGGGATAGCGCAGGGCCATGCCGACGATGGCGATGTCCGTCTCCTGATCGACGGTCTTCTTCTGCACTCGGGCGCGGGCGCGCTCGAAATGCTGCTCCACCTCCGCGGCGGCGCCGGCGGCGCGGCTCAGGTGCTCCGCCAGGGAGGCCACCGTGGGGTAGGTGAAGAGGTCCACCAGGGTCAGCTCGGGATGCTTCTGCTGCAGATCCAGGTGGATCTGGGTGAGCAGCAGGCTGTGGCCGCCGAGCTCGAAGAAATTGTCGTGGCGCCCCACCCGGTCGACCCCCAGCACCTGCTGCCAGAGGTCGGCGATGGTCTGCTCCACCTCGCTCTCGGGATCG from Acidobacteriota bacterium includes the following:
- a CDS encoding beta-ketoacyl synthase N-terminal-like domain-containing protein translates to MKPQPLNVAGDLYIAGECLSSGYMGSPALTASKFLPDPWSEIPGGRMYRTGDRSRYWADGNLEFLGRLDAQVKVRGYRIELGEIAAALTDHESVCDAAVIVREDTPGDQRLVAYMVPEEGMEVSGGELRPYLQQKLPDYMVPSRYVTLDSLPVTANGKLDREALPEPEGDRPELEQAYVDPESEVEQTIADLWQQVLGVDRVGRHDNFFELGGHSLLLTQIHLDLQQKHPELTLVDLFTYPTVASLAEHLSRAAGAAAEVEQHFERARARVQKKTVDQETDIAIVGMALRYPKAVTPEEFWANLTAGLECIEFFTLEEVLEAGVDPELARHPDYVRAEGTVADVDRFDWRFFGYGSKDEVELLDPQQRIFMECCWEAFERAGYNPYDTGSVVGVFGGVNISSYLFNALYDYDPYNVMSSFLTRIGLLVGNQNDYLCTRVAYHFDLKGPAFTVQTACSTATVASHLACQSLMRGECDMALAGGVQIRVPQNMGYLYQEGGFPSPDGHCRSFDAQARGNVHGNGAGVMLLKRLSDAQRDGDHIHAVIKGSALANDGSVKVGFTAPGVSGQARAAAEALAVAGVGADDIGYLEATGTATELGDPIEIEALSKAYTLTTERRGFLPIGSVKSNIGHTDAASGVAALIKTALVLENHQIPPSLHYQEPNPRIDFDSSPFFVNTDLRDFPRNGEPRRAAVHTYAVGGTNTHFVLEEPPAPVPGDAGRTWQLLPLSARTSTALGALGERFEGYLAGHPEVPLADVAFTLQTGRKAWPLRRWVLARDAAEAAEVLSTLPEHRTGAAFDAGDGGRVALVFPDLENLDAALVAELYEAEPSFRKALDEALAILREQGLKLDPVSLPASPEPDARAFAAAVAAVQVALGELWRTWGLEPNRVVGWGSGELPAAVAAGALSAAEALNLALARGAVLAAAEIGEVMEIYASAEQTVGLLAELDGLETVYELPEGPCRVRGASAAVDALETRLEELEVDAFRLGPAPLPATAGAALEAFRERAETAAAGAEAPRARLLLASRGSAVEAAVEAADVKAPGLWLASLKAPARPAAALATALPGTLAAVTAALGGEGLAEAEAARQASESSDSPAAQSFELLPALAPSAGEGGSELPASARLLATLGNLWLAGAPVSWRGLYQDERRLRLPLPTYPFERERIWAEPQMDRQTAMANLSRDPGQRRPLEEWFYAPSWNRSESSPAVEEIAPEGAWLCFCEAGTLGDELGQRLSRAGRRVITVRASESFEAQGEDAYAVHPLHEADYLQLLSALGDLPIAGAVHGWGLETAASADAGGLEDLLAEEHQRSFWSQMFWSQAHLARAWAGSGRGETLRCELITSGAREVVGDEELDPALALPLAASLSLPREYPNLLCRAIDVAAGVSGPRRELLLDQLTAELLHRPSEPAVAYRGRHRWVESFQQLAPPPESAPLPISGLVLLVGGAGPLELAAAESLAAQHRDAGPDENDLILAVVGASGLPPRDSWEEWRRQAGDDDPAAARIDRLLALEGDGVRVLAEAVDLGAPAAVAAAVARLEEVAGKANSEVQAVIYGAPELSPELTRTLGELDADFLAYRLRGRLEAFESVSAALADRPAIHLLASTVAAVLGGLAVAVDCAADLYLGLAAQARSLAGSAGRFLCVDWDAVRYGHESAETAARLPEDAVKSAEVPQALGHLLRLAATAEGSRVVLSTTDLEARRRRSFGGDEVAVGEDSELRARPEDLPEPYTAPETEIQSQVAEIWAEVLGLDRVGLHDNYFDLGGNSLMATQLVSRLRGTFRVELALQSFFDGATVADVAESIEVARWTTEVQAEEAGGAVAVGAGEEVGEI